The DNA window AGGATCAGCGGTGTGGTGGTGTAGTAATAGGTGCATGATTTCACctactaaaatttaaatcctgATGCTCACGAATTTTACGCACACGCAGAGCTTTCGATATAAATTTAGCGAGATAAGAAACGTGTCGCTAGTTTCCGTCTCATAGAGTATTCGCGCATATGCGTCTTCCAAAACATGTCCAGGAAAACGTATATCACAGCGTGCTCTTCTTGTTCATGTACGTAATATGTACAGGTACCGTGAGAGTGCCTTTGATGTGGGTGCGGCTGCCGAACGTGCTCCGGTGAGCCGGATcgccgtggaggcggaggagcacgTCGACCaagtcgtcttcctcgtcggaTGCACGCTTGCGCTTGTTGATGTGGTCGTCGATGACGCGCTCGTAGAGCGCGTCGAGCTGGTGGaaccgccgctccagccgccgcctcatGCCGCTGAGGGTGTCCACCCACCGGAGCCACGGCACGTAGTCGGCGACCCAGAGACCACCAAGAAGAGCCTGGGTCTCGTCGAGGACAGCCTTGACGTCCATGCTCTcgtagccgtcgccgtcgccgaaggCGACGCGCCGCACGATCCTGCTGCTGGTGGCGGCGACCATGTCGCTCAGGTTGACgggggaggcgccggcggccgccacggccgcgACAAGCGCGGCGGCCTCGCGCTCCCGGGTGTCGCGGAGCCCGCGCACCCGCGGCGGGCCGAGGAGCTCCGACAtgcacgcgcggcgcgcggcgcgccagTACGCGCCGTCGGGCGCGAAGGAGATGCTCTTCTGGCCGTAGGAGAGCCTTGTCGCCGCGTACAGCGCCGGGCGCCCCGACAGCGCGCGGTCGTTGTCCCGGAACAGCTCCCGCGCCGCGTCGGCGGTGGAGACGATGAGCGTCGGCACGGAGCCGAGGCGGAGCAGCATGAGCGGCGCCGCATGcctggcggcgagcgcggcgagggagCGGTGCGGGAGCGCGCCGACCTGGTGGAGGTTGCCGATGAGAGGGAGGCCTCTCGGGCAtggcagcgacggcgaggcggcgcgcttCTTGGACGACGGCGCGAGAAGCTGCTTGAAGAGGAGAatggtggcgaggaggaggaggcaggacGCAAGGAACTCAGGAGCTTGGAGAGACGCCATGGACATTGCTGTCTTGGTTGTTCTCTAGCTTGTCTCTAGGGCGGCTGAGTTTATCTATCTATATGTATGTCATGTCAGGAGGAGATATCTTATTTGGCTTGTCTGTTCTATCAGAATTATTGACTCTTTGTTTGCTTGTTGCTGTagtcaaataattaatttttgaaATGTAGTTTGAATTTAAGTTTGAGGGTTTTCTTATCATAACCTATTTTTCAACTTGGCTTTTTAAACAgccaatatattttttaatacccAAAAGACTTGCGTATGTTTCATATTAAGAGAGGGAAGTTGTAAACAGACAATTATAGAAGTTTTCATCATAAATTTTCTTTGATTATTTCGTTCATATTTCCACGGCCCCTTATGGCTTGCTTAGTtcaccaaaagaaaatttttgagtgtcacattgaatatttgaccggatgtcgtaagggattttcggacacgaatgaaaaaactaattgcataactcgtctggaaactacaagacgaatcttttaagcctaattaatccgttattagcacatgtggggttactgtaacacttatggctaatcctggactaattaggctcaaaagattcgttttgcgatttccccctaactgtgcaattatttttttaatatatatttattgctccatgcatgtgtccaaatattcgatgtgatgtttttggaaaaaaaaatttagggaactaaaccaggccttagctGTGG is part of the Oryza glaberrima chromosome 4, OglaRS2, whole genome shotgun sequence genome and encodes:
- the LOC127769891 gene encoding cytochrome P450 71A9-like gives rise to the protein MSMASLQAPEFLASCLLLLATILLFKQLLAPSSKKRAASPSLPCPRGLPLIGNLHQVGALPHRSLAALAARHAAPLMLLRLGSVPTLIVSTADAARELFRDNDRALSGRPALYAATRLSYGQKSISFAPDGAYWRAARRACMSELLGPPRVRGLRDTREREAAALVAAVAAAGASPVNLSDMVAATSSRIVRRVAFGDGDGYESMDVKAVLDETQALLGGLWVADYVPWLRWVDTLSGMRRRLERRFHQLDALYERVIDDHINKRKRASDEEDDLVDVLLRLHGDPAHRSTFGSRTHIKGTLTDMFIAGSDTSAVTVQWAMTELVRNPDVIAKAQHEVRRVVAAGDKVREADLPELHYLRLVIKETLRLHPAAPLLVPRETTEPFRTAHGVEIPARTRVVVNAMAIHTDPGVWGPDAERFVPERHRDDADGCAQQHDGFALVPFGIGRRRCPGVHFAAAAVELLLANLLFCFDWRAPPGREVDVEEENGLAVHKKNPLVLIATKGKRNTGGH